The Virgibacillus sp. MSP4-1 genome has a segment encoding these proteins:
- a CDS encoding enoyl-CoA hydratase produces the protein MDYLSYDKDGNKGFITFNSPPANALSSKLLEELSKTLDQIEEDPEVKAVIIRGEGKFFSAGADIKEFTQVKTAEDHASLARNGQHIFHRIEHFHVPVIASIHGAALGGGLELAMACHLRIVTKNAKLGLPETTLGIIPGFAGTQRLPRYVGLPKAYEMILTGTPMSGEEAVQWQLANDAVSEEELESYTENLVNRMVDKSRPSVQAVMKLLPYAHTSQFQGGVEEEAKQFGQIFGTDDAQEGIQAFIEKRKPNFKD, from the coding sequence GTGGATTATTTATCTTATGACAAAGATGGGAATAAAGGATTTATCACCTTTAATAGTCCACCTGCAAATGCCCTTTCCTCAAAGCTTTTGGAGGAGCTGTCAAAGACTTTGGATCAGATTGAAGAAGATCCGGAAGTGAAGGCAGTTATCATTCGTGGGGAAGGGAAATTCTTTTCTGCAGGTGCTGACATTAAAGAATTCACACAAGTAAAGACCGCAGAGGACCATGCTTCATTGGCGAGAAATGGTCAACATATTTTTCATCGAATCGAACACTTTCACGTTCCGGTTATTGCCTCAATTCATGGAGCAGCCCTAGGCGGCGGCCTGGAATTAGCCATGGCCTGTCATCTCCGGATTGTTACAAAAAATGCAAAATTAGGGCTTCCGGAAACAACACTTGGCATTATTCCTGGTTTTGCAGGAACCCAGCGCTTACCACGCTATGTTGGTTTACCTAAAGCCTATGAAATGATTCTAACAGGTACACCAATGAGTGGCGAAGAAGCGGTTCAGTGGCAGCTGGCCAATGATGCGGTTTCTGAAGAGGAATTGGAGTCATATACTGAGAATCTGGTTAATAGAATGGTAGACAAAAGCAGGCCATCTGTTCAGGCTGTTATGAAATTATTACCTTACGCACATACCTCTCAATTTCAGGGAGGGGTTGAGGAAGAGGCGAAGCAATTTGGACAGATATTCGGAACAGATGATGCTCAGGAAGGAATTCAGGCCTTTATTGAAAAAAGAAAGCCTAATTTTAAAGATTAA
- a CDS encoding TetR/AcrR family transcriptional regulator, with amino-acid sequence MKKNKPKYKQIIDAAVEVIAENGYHASQVSKIAKKAGVADGTIYLYFRNKEDILVSLFQEKMGNFIERIKEDTEQKSNADEKLRTLIEMHFSRLANNYHLAVVTQLELRQSNKDLRQKINEVLKGYLAVIDEILKEGIKEGIFHPELNIKLVRQMIFGTLDEVVTNWVMKEEKYDLISQADAVHYLITNGLKK; translated from the coding sequence ATGAAAAAAAACAAACCAAAGTACAAACAAATTATTGATGCAGCAGTGGAAGTAATAGCTGAAAATGGCTACCATGCTTCACAGGTTTCCAAAATCGCAAAAAAAGCCGGAGTTGCCGATGGAACCATCTACTTATATTTTCGTAACAAGGAAGATATTCTGGTTTCCTTGTTTCAGGAAAAAATGGGGAATTTCATTGAACGGATTAAAGAGGATACGGAGCAGAAGTCTAATGCTGATGAAAAGCTTCGTACCCTTATTGAAATGCATTTCAGCCGCTTAGCTAATAATTATCATCTGGCTGTTGTAACGCAGTTGGAGCTAAGGCAATCCAATAAAGATCTTCGTCAGAAAATTAATGAAGTTTTAAAAGGATATCTGGCTGTCATTGACGAAATACTTAAAGAAGGCATTAAAGAAGGCATCTTTCATCCCGAATTAAATATTAAGCTCGTACGCCAGATGATTTTTGGCACATTAGACGAGGTGGTTACGAATTGGGTGATGAAGGAAGAGAAATATGACCTTATTTCACAGGCAGATGCTGTACACTATCTAATTACGAATGGATTAAAAAAATAG
- a CDS encoding long-chain-fatty-acid--CoA ligase has translation MGKDTKLWYQHYPEEIAPSIDYEEKPLHEFLQNTTKKYPNLQALHFMGKELTFQQLLFQTEKTANYLQGLGLKKGDRVAIMLPNSPQSVIGYYAAMMAGAIVVQTNPLYTERELEYQLKDSGAKMIICLDVLFPRVKKVKDKTDVEHIIVTGIKDYLPFPKNMAYPFIQKKEYGKFEKPAHNSYGGHVHQWANILKEAGRDVRKVEINPKEDIALLQYTGGTTGYPKGVMLTHFNLVANTQMSQQWMYKIKEGEDITLGVLPFFHVYGMTAVMNLSIMMATKMILIPQFKAEDILKTIEKEKPTLFPGAPTIYIGLLNHPKLKDYDVSSIKACISGSAPLPVEVQEQFEKETGGKLVEGYGLTESSPVTHANLLWDKRVNGSIGLPWPDTDAKIFDSADNMEEMEINEVGELAVKGPQVMKGYWNRPEETDQVLKDGWLFTGDMGYMDEEGFFYIVDRKKDMIIAGGYNIYPREVEEVLYEHEAVQEATVAGIPDPYRGETVKAYVVIKEGSGVTEEELDKFCRKNLAAYKVPRIYEFRDELPKTAVGKILRRQLVEEEKAKAKQDNQQSV, from the coding sequence AAGAAAAACCACTCCATGAATTTCTTCAGAACACCACGAAAAAATACCCAAATTTGCAAGCGCTTCATTTTATGGGGAAAGAATTAACCTTCCAGCAGCTATTGTTTCAGACAGAAAAAACAGCAAATTATCTACAGGGATTAGGATTAAAAAAAGGAGATCGTGTAGCCATTATGCTGCCGAATTCACCTCAGTCAGTCATTGGCTATTATGCAGCGATGATGGCCGGAGCCATTGTTGTTCAGACGAATCCGCTTTATACGGAAAGAGAGCTTGAATATCAGTTAAAAGATTCCGGCGCTAAAATGATTATCTGTCTGGACGTACTGTTTCCAAGAGTAAAAAAGGTGAAGGATAAAACAGATGTAGAGCATATCATTGTAACAGGAATAAAAGACTATCTTCCATTTCCTAAAAACATGGCTTATCCATTTATCCAGAAAAAAGAGTATGGTAAATTTGAAAAGCCTGCACATAATAGCTATGGAGGACATGTACATCAATGGGCAAATATATTAAAAGAGGCAGGTCGTGATGTCAGGAAAGTGGAGATCAATCCCAAAGAGGATATTGCACTGCTTCAATATACAGGAGGAACCACGGGATATCCTAAAGGTGTTATGCTTACCCACTTTAATTTAGTTGCGAATACACAAATGTCACAGCAATGGATGTATAAAATTAAGGAGGGGGAAGATATAACCCTGGGTGTGCTTCCGTTTTTCCATGTCTACGGGATGACTGCTGTAATGAACTTATCCATCATGATGGCAACAAAAATGATTTTAATCCCGCAATTTAAAGCTGAAGATATTTTGAAGACGATTGAAAAAGAAAAACCAACCTTGTTTCCAGGTGCGCCGACCATTTACATTGGTCTGCTGAATCATCCCAAACTTAAGGATTATGATGTATCATCCATCAAAGCATGCATTAGTGGTTCAGCTCCTTTACCTGTGGAAGTACAGGAACAATTTGAAAAAGAAACAGGCGGAAAATTGGTAGAAGGCTATGGGTTAACAGAATCCTCCCCTGTTACTCACGCAAATCTTCTCTGGGATAAGCGCGTCAATGGAAGTATTGGACTCCCGTGGCCTGATACGGATGCGAAAATTTTTGACAGTGCTGACAATATGGAAGAAATGGAGATAAATGAAGTTGGTGAACTGGCGGTTAAAGGTCCTCAGGTTATGAAGGGCTATTGGAATCGTCCGGAAGAAACCGATCAGGTATTAAAGGATGGCTGGCTGTTCACTGGAGATATGGGCTATATGGATGAAGAAGGTTTTTTCTATATCGTTGACCGTAAAAAGGATATGATTATCGCAGGTGGTTATAACATATATCCCCGTGAGGTTGAGGAAGTGTTATATGAACATGAAGCCGTACAGGAAGCTACCGTAGCAGGGATTCCTGATCCTTACCGCGGAGAAACGGTAAAAGCTTATGTTGTCATAAAAGAAGGAAGCGGGGTAACCGAAGAGGAATTGGATAAATTTTGCCGGAAAAACCTTGCAGCCTATAAAGTACCGCGGATATATGAGTTCAGAGATGAATTGCCAAAAACTGCAGTTGGAAAAATTTTAAGGAGACAATTAGTTGAGGAAGAAAAAGCTAAAGCAAAGCAGGATAATCAACAGTCCGTTTAG